One Candidatus Regiella endosymbiont of Tuberolachnus salignus genomic window, ACATCAAATAAAAGTTTTACTGATTGGGGGGACGTATTCGGTGATCACATTTTAGCAACTGCGATTTTAGACAGGCTTTTACATCATTCAACCACATTGAATATTAAAGGAGAAAGCTATCGACTCAAAAATAAACGCAAAGCAGGCATGTTGCCTATAAAAACGACTGATATTATCCAGGCGCCTGGAATAGAAACCCAACAGGAAAATTAGCAAAAACTGGACATTTTAAAGTAGCAAAAAGTGGTCAATCTAAAGTAGCGTTGACACCAAGCAAACAGGCTACCTCACGGCAATTCGTCCTGCACATGCACACGGCGAGACTGAGGCTTTGCCATATTTGATCGGCTCACAATAAGCAGAGGTAATCCAGTGAAAAAACAATCACTCACACGGCATGAAGCCGCTTTAATTGTCGGCGTATCCCGCCCCACGTTATCGCAGTGGGTTAAATCGGGAAGAATTCAAGCAACACGTAAAGATCCAACCAAAAAGAAGTCTCCCTACCTGTTCACCCTGCAAACCTGTCTTGCTGCATTGAACAATCCGATCCACACTGTCGCCGTGAGCGACGGCAGGTTGCACGAGGAGAAATTATGTCAATCTTCCGCAGAGGAAAAATATGGTACGCGAGCTACTCGTTACCGGAAGGCAAGCGAATTAAAGAATCTCTTGGCACAGAGGACAAGCGGCAAGCTCAGGAATTGCACGATAAACGAAAAGCTGAATTGTGGAGAATAGACAAGCTGGATAATCTCCCTGAGGTGACTCTTGAAGAAGCTTGCTTACGCTGGTTAGAGGAAAAGGCCGACAAAAAATCGCTTGATGATGACAAAAGCCGGATGGGATTTTGGCTGTTGCATTTTGAAGGTGTAAAGCTTAAGGAGTTGACTGAAGCCAGGATCTACGCGGCAATAAGCAAAATGACGAACCGTCGCTATGCTGAAAACTGGCGACTACAATCTGAGGCAATGGTAAGAAAAGGTCAGAAGGCACCGGAATATCAGGAAAAAGCAGTCACCCTCTCGACTAAAGCTAAACATCTTGCATTAATGAAGTCACTGCTGCGTACTGCCGAACGAGACTGGAAGTGGCTTGAAAAAGCGCCCGTTATCAAAGTGCCACAAGTGAAAAATAAACGTATTCGATGGCTTAAACCCGCAGAAGCGCAACGACTGATTGATGAATGCCCAGAGCCGTTAAAGTCGGTGGTCAAATTTGCACTGGCTACCGGTCTTCGCCGTTCCAATATCATTAACCTGGAATGGAAGCAAATTGACATGCCACGCCGCGTGGCATGGATTAATCCTGAAGACAGCAAATCTGGTCAGGCTATTGGGGTAGCCCTCAATGAGACGTCCTGCAAAATTCTCCGCGATCAAATAGGAAAACACCACACATGGGTATTTGTGTATACGGAAGCGAAAACCCGCACGGATGGCACACTAACGCCCTCCGTGCGGAAGATGCGTGTCGATGCTAACTCGGCGTGGAAGCAGGCATTGAAGCGAGCAGGGATAGAAGCATTCCGTTTTCATGATTTGAGACACACTTGGGCAAGCTGGCTGATACAGGCGGGTGTTCCCCTGTCTGTTTTACAAGAAATGGGGGGATGGGAGTCAATCGACATGGTACGGAGGTATGCCCACCTTTCCCCTCGTCATTTGACTGAACACGCCAAGCACATTGACGCGATTTTTGATAATGATGTCCCAAATCTGTCCCATACCTGTAAAGAAGCGGGGAGGAAGAACACCTAACCCCTTGATATTATTGGTGCGCCCTGCAGGATTCGAACCTGCGGCCTACGGCTTAGAAGGCCGTTGAGTACTTTCTGATTCATTAAATTACCGCATCTAATGCCGCTCACACGCCCAAAGATGTAAAAAGATAACAAAAAATGAAAGCACGTATAACACGTTCTCTGTCCCATATATGTCCCATCGAAGAAAACTGAACCGCCACGGGAATCCTGGAGAGTAAACTCTAGTATAAAAGGAGCCCCGAAATGTCATCAAAACGTTATCCCCTCGAACTACGCCAGCGTGCAGTGAGACGGCTGCTAGCACAGCGTGATGAATACAAATTTTGCCGTCGATAACCCCCTGACTTTTTTCATTCCCTGTTTGACGCGGGCTTCCCGTCAATTTCATACCGCACCAAAGAAAGCGAATGCTACTTATGGATATCGTCATCATGAATACCAATAATTTTACCCGTTATCTCGAAGATCGTTTGTACCAATGGGCTGAATGGTATAGCCGAGGGAATTTTTCGAGTTTAGGGTATTCCTCTTGTTCCATTGAATACCGTATTATGACGGAAGGGAATGTGTTTCGTCGCTCGGGATCTAACCCCTTGCCTACTCATGCCGCCGCTGAAGAGATAGAAAACTGGGTCAATGCGATGGCACAGCAAAATCCTGCTATGGCACGGGCATTACGGTGTTACTATTTTCAACGCGGCTCCTTGCGTTACAAGGCCAAAAAGTTGGCCATATCCCACACACAATTCAAATATCATGTGGATATGGCTCATCAGTGGTTATTAGGCTGCTTAAATGGCCGCCTTGAAAAAAACTGATGTTTTTTTCATTTTTTATTTGTGT contains:
- a CDS encoding site-specific integrase; this encodes MSIFRRGKIWYASYSLPEGKRIKESLGTEDKRQAQELHDKRKAELWRIDKLDNLPEVTLEEACLRWLEEKADKKSLDDDKSRMGFWLLHFEGVKLKELTEARIYAAISKMTNRRYAENWRLQSEAMVRKGQKAPEYQEKAVTLSTKAKHLALMKSLLRTAERDWKWLEKAPVIKVPQVKNKRIRWLKPAEAQRLIDECPEPLKSVVKFALATGLRRSNIINLEWKQIDMPRRVAWINPEDSKSGQAIGVALNETSCKILRDQIGKHHTWVFVYTEAKTRTDGTLTPSVRKMRVDANSAWKQALKRAGIEAFRFHDLRHTWASWLIQAGVPLSVLQEMGGWESIDMVRRYAHLSPRHLTEHAKHIDAIFDNDVPNLSHTCKEAGRKNT
- a CDS encoding antiterminator Q family protein; translated protein: MLLMDIVIMNTNNFTRYLEDRLYQWAEWYSRGNFSSLGYSSCSIEYRIMTEGNVFRRSGSNPLPTHAAAEEIENWVNAMAQQNPAMARALRCYYFQRGSLRYKAKKLAISHTQFKYHVDMAHQWLLGCLNGRLEKN